A region from the Lolium perenne isolate Kyuss_39 chromosome 4, Kyuss_2.0, whole genome shotgun sequence genome encodes:
- the LOC127294374 gene encoding uncharacterized protein produces the protein MAQLLHSARRQSKANKMDDQGESSDSGSLVVVVEMAKELSRNLATLKSFKPQQKDRIMVAKVRHLTRNVCKSEYDPDHVSIGPYNHHRQLPTQHDKLRSLDAVLSWAKHGHGTTVEGYVNELACLEPKARSCYNNTFDDIPKDQFVRMLLLDGCYIVDRFVNFEEQPTTNDEGTAAANGSSIPSVVAASPDLQEQPTMNDAGAAANGSSIPSAVAASPDFQEQPTTNVPSAVAASPDIQEQPTTNDEGTSANASSIPSASAAELEYLELVRDVFFLAENQIPFFVLEKIGELAVPHGRAHVGRWIAGHARDLMNDQMYTAAAPGPAMVPPELTMPGNLLHLVHMQLKPEAGLFPGATRISAADESASVGRWRTATEYSYAGVKFKVRAMSENEGVRSILDVKLDSSGGTLEVPCLDIDNETWRLLRNLMELEQRNRDTVGSNVTAYCVFMSQLASDRKDVELLRKRGVIVHAQGNDGEVAQCFADLCKGIMFNPNNPAIDYLWGTRQKLDRRSRSYPRRWMAWLRRKYFANPWLAVGLLAAAIGLVCALVQALYSVFSYKHGRN, from the exons ATGGCCCAACTGCTACATTCTGCTAGGCGGCAGAGCAAGGCCAATAAAATGGATGACCAAg GCGAATCTAGCGATTCGGGTTCCTTGGTTGTAGTTGTAGAGATGGCCAAGGAACTCAGCCGCAACCTAGCCACCTTGAAGTCATTCAAGCCCCAACAAAAGGACCGCATCATGGTCGCCAAGGTCCGCCACCTCACGCGCAACGTCTGCAAGAGCGAGTATGATCCTGATCACGTCTCCATCGGCCCGTACAACCACCATCGGCAACTCCCGACGCAGCATGACAAGCTGAGAAGCCTCGACGCCGTACTCTCGTGGGCGAAACACGGGCACGGCACGACGGTGGAGGGCTACGTCAACGAGCTGGCCTGCCTGGAGCCCAAGGCGAGGAGTTGCTACAACAACACCTTCGATGACATTCCCAAAGACCAATTCGTGCGCATGCTCTTGCTCGATGGCTGCTACATAGTCGACCGCTTCGTCAACTTCGAAGAACAACCCACCACGAACGATGAGGGGACTGCTGCTGCCAATGGTAGTAGCATCCCGTCGGTGGTCGCCGCCTCCCCTGACTTGCAAGAACAACCCACCATGAACGATGCGGGGGCTGCCGCCAATGGTAGTAGCATCCCGTCGGCGGTCGCCGCCTCCCCTGACTTCCAAGAACAACCCACCACGAACGTCCCGTCGGCGGTCGCCGCCTCCCCTGACATCCAAGAACAACCCACCACGAACGATGAGGGGACTTCTGCCAATGCTAGTAGCATCCCGTCGGCGTCCGCGGCCGAGCTCGAATATTTGGAGTTGGTGCGCGACGTGTTCTTCCTCGCGGAGAACCAGATACCGTTCTTCGTCCTTGAGAAGATCGGCGAGCTGGCAGTGCCGCACGGTAGGGCTCATGTGGGTAGATGGATCGCGGGTCATGCCCGTGATCTCATGAACGACCAAATGTACACAGCCGCAGCGCCGGGGCCGGCCATGGTGCCTCCCGAGCTGACGATGCCAGGCAATCTTCTCCATCTTGTGCATATGCAGCTGAAGCCTGAAGCTGGCCTCTTTCCAGGCGCCACAAGAATCAGTGCCGCCGATGAATCTGCGTCGGTGGGCAGGTGGCGCACGGCGACGGAGTACAGCTACGCGGGGGTGAAGTTCAAGGTCCGGGCCATGAGCGAGAATGAGGGCGTGCGTAGCattctggacgtgaagctggatagCAGCGGCGGCACGCTGGAAGTGCCCTGTCTGGACATCGACAACGAGACGTGGCGGCTGCTGCGCAACCTGATGGAGCTGGAGCAGCGGAACCGGGACACTGTGGGGAGCAACGTGACGGCGTACTGCGTCTTCATGTCCCAGCTGGCGAGCGACAGGAAGGACGTGGAGCTGCTGCGGAAGAGAGGCGTCATCGTGCACGCCCAAGGCAATGACGGCGAGGTGGCCCAGTGCTTCGCCGACCTCTGCAAGGGGATCATGTTCAATCCTAACAACCCGGCCATCGATTACCTGTGGGGGACACGCCAGAAGCTCGACAGGAGGTCCCGGAGCTACCCTCGGAGGTGGATGGCGTGGCTAAGGCGAAAGTACTTTGCCAACCCATGGCTCGCCGTTGGGCTCCTGGCGGCCGCCATTGGGCTAGTCTGCGCACTCGTCCAAGCACTCTACTCTGTTTTCAGTTACAAACATGGACGGAACTAG